The Anoplopoma fimbria isolate UVic2021 breed Golden Eagle Sablefish chromosome 10, Afim_UVic_2022, whole genome shotgun sequence sequence CTATAGGAATGTGGGTGTCTTCCTCATCTTAATCCTTTGGCTTTTGTCCTCTCAGACATGGATTCCCAGGTGGTGGCGGTCATCTTAGTGAGCCTGGTGCCTCTGCTGGTTATGGCTGTCTTTGTCATCACCTCCTTCTACTGTTATCGGGTCTACCGCCAGCGGCAAGCCAGCTCCAAGCGCAGGAGGGGTCGTCCTCTGGACTTCAGCGACGCTCACGCCATCATGATTGACGACGAGGGCTCCGACAGCAGCTCCACGCACGCCAACAACCTCAACCACAACACGGAGCTGCTGCCCATCGAGCTGGACGTCCAGGTGGGAAAGGGACGCTTCGCAGAAGTTTACAAAGCCAAGCTGAAGCAGGGCTCCTCTGTCGGCGAGGAGCAGGGCTTCGAGACGGTGGCCATTAAGATTTTCCAGTACGAGGAGTACGCCTCCTGGAAGAACGAGAAGGAAATCTTCTCAGACGCCGACTTGAGACACGAGAACGTGCTTCACTTCCTGACGGCAGAGGACAGAAAGGCTCAGAGGCAGTGCTGGCTGATCACGGCCTACCAGCCACGAGGGAACCTCCAGGAGTTCTTGATCCACCACATCGTCAGCTGGCACGACCTGTGGCTGCTGGGGGGTTCGCTGGCGCAGGGAGTGGCGCACCTTCACAGTGACCACACCCTCTGCGGTCGCTACAAGGTGCCTATCGCGCACAGGGACATTAAGAGCTCCAACATTCTCGTGAAAAGCGACCTGACCTGCTGCCTGTGTGACTTCGGCCTCGCCCTCCGCCTGGACAATGCTCTGTCTGTGGATGAGCTGGCCAACAGTGGACAGGTAAAGGCTTCTAATCATAAATTTTAGGGGTTTATTtggtttaaccttttttttttttgatcccctcagagatttaaaaagaaaatcctctCCTGTTATAATTTGCGTTTACGGCCCAGACACTGGCCATTCCAAGCCCTGCCATATATTTCTTTGACGATATTTATCAGACCTTGAACAGAGCCTCACGATCAATCAAATTTTTCATTCCTGGCCGTCATCACACAGGGAGGGACACCATCTCTAAATATTTGGCACCCTCTATATCTTGGCCCCAGATGGATAGCGCTGATAGAAAAGAAATCATGTTGTAAGTGCTCTGAGGTGGGCGCTCCATAATATTCACAAGAAAAACAGGCTTGATTGATTCTTAATGGACTCATTGTGCTGATGTAATAGGCCAGAGTCATATTAGACTCTGTTATGAAAATGACTCATTATAAAAAGGGCCTCACCCCACGCTGCACAGCACACCTAATGCATTGTAAAGCCCTTAATGCATTTTGAGGAAGCGCCAGTGAACACAATTTCCAAGTTGGTAATTAATGTGGAAACAAGAGACGTGTTGTCGAGCTCAGAgctacctttttgtttttccaattaTTTTATACATCAAGCATGTTTTGATTCAGATGAATATGATGTGATGACTTACTACAGCACCCAATTACCCCCCTTGATTTATGTAGGAAAATAACTCTTGCTGCTCAGATGCTCTCGCcgggctttttttttattgaacaactCCTCTGTGGCATCATGGACTTTAATGACATTGCAATCTTTTTTCACCCTGTCTTTTCTCAGGTGGGCACAGCCAGGTACATGGCCCCAGAGGTATTGGAGTCCAGAATCAACCTGGAAAACATTGAGTCTTTCAAGCAGGCCGATGTTTACTCCATGGCTCTTGTGCTGTGGGAGATCATCTCCAGGTGCAGCGCAATTGGAGGTAAGATTAATCAGACACCCATGTTTGTAAGATGAAGTGTTGCTGGTATTGTCTCCTCTAAAGCAAAATGtcgaactgttcctttaattaTATTCCACTCCGCTGCCCACAGCACCATC is a genomic window containing:
- the LOC129097102 gene encoding TGF-beta receptor type-2-like, which codes for MELLRFSAFWCGAILFGSIQLEEAGAKQIKPRRLCKFCDVRATSCTSKGSCKAECEITSICPNDEDVCVSVWRNKDDNITIDTVCHVRSQKLHGLVLEDYNNSKCEMKEIKGMGSEFFICSCSEDECNEIIFFNSYMDSQVVAVILVSLVPLLVMAVFVITSFYCYRVYRQRQASSKRRRGRPLDFSDAHAIMIDDEGSDSSSTHANNLNHNTELLPIELDVQVGKGRFAEVYKAKLKQGSSVGEEQGFETVAIKIFQYEEYASWKNEKEIFSDADLRHENVLHFLTAEDRKAQRQCWLITAYQPRGNLQEFLIHHIVSWHDLWLLGGSLAQGVAHLHSDHTLCGRYKVPIAHRDIKSSNILVKSDLTCCLCDFGLALRLDNALSVDELANSGQVGTARYMAPEVLESRINLENIESFKQADVYSMALVLWEIISRCSAIGEVKEYEPPFGNLREHPCVESMKDSVLRDRGRPEIPNSWIDHTGIQMVCASIDECWDHDPEARLTAQCVAERFSDMEYLDKLSDRSDSEEKLPEEILMVDEK